In a genomic window of Brassica rapa cultivar Chiifu-401-42 unplaced genomic scaffold, CAAS_Brap_v3.01 Scaffold0405, whole genome shotgun sequence:
- the LOC117130364 gene encoding uncharacterized protein LOC117130364, which produces MRDRFAPDYTRSEIQELYPRRYPTHGSKEARKIVEQEVQRVLPKEANFQPNQGHAIVHCLEQESDIPKVRKMSTSVGQNTLIRSKDKPEQVIVQVKAKVSPIHDKSFHKSSTTCMMHLSLSKSVITGLKEPRYIEEEAPGTNLPMDQKEAQSTKQSKLLNKPKPVIQVSNQGIPDESHMLTGVPSAEPDHELNQNPHHKWKPKSEQCTVQVPKSEVKFTLNQNVFIDSMTRLMHLSCPRKSEICTGKQGYYKANKEQEVLTATFDIKVNCSMFSSVYKSLYFGIIHLSLPRCFDPGISQEEHKNRAELSQEDGYTNQGKHLQERQPSNQICPKKNIILHHADAPKVNSTITNSVHEIPVSDIIHLVFVQNVKKFSGCKEESFKEIPPDNLLLLGGSNPKMVRAEPARSMKDHPLKKRSNAKVHSRGVILSYLLKEEPPDEQSIPKPKQYQGKTLESQKSMKADLLYLGAGYTVSRSKPFQGGGNVAASNSAAEPEVDPTPYSTSQGANQDIRALKMPYLTNQEGLNHEDNFYGFYTQEGVQYNWNLPKIFTEQEVMNFTIQRFLSPSICEYATLEEDSSPKKKRPEPKPIIGVKRSLLAFQKAQDLEKWSRKLEDMINFPKPAKPALHLPYLEDPGFTSNQPQEWQPGDLLSHSEALYNIIGSTMPHWIRRIPIKPKDQAGLHQLAKPTSFKESLQPIQLGSTQGYLWEPGDTLDHSEDIQDVLSLTSTQEIRRISLPINLPYLATSTLNALEKFLQIFGQDQRPYSLLLRLRSISGRLEDHGHVQKLSRYKSSQVSLLEGSKSSLTAIFHGVIKAFAPKTLSSSYFVSFYHFMTVRVCPCRAYKALFFASL; this is translated from the exons ATGAGGGATAGATTTGCACCAGATTATACAAGGTCTGAAATCCAGGAACTATATCCAAGGAGATATCCAACTCATGGTTCCAAAGAAGCAAGGAAAATTGTGGAACAAGAAGTTCAAAGAGTCTTGCCTAAAGAAGCCAACTTTCAGCCAAACCAGGGGCACGCCATTGTCCACTGCTTAGAGCAGGAGAGTGACATCCCAAAGGTCAGGAAGATGAGTACAAGTGTCGGCCAAAACACTTTGATCAGGTCCAAAGACAAACCAGAGCAAGTTATTGTCCAAGTAAAGGCTAAGGTAAGTCCTATACATGATAAATCTTTTCATAAATCATCTACCACTTGtatgatgcacttgtctttgtccaagagTGTTATTACAGGTCTAAAGGAGCCTAGGTACATAGAAGAAGAGGCGCCAGGCACAAACCTTCCCATGGACCAGAAGGAAGCTCAAAGCACAAAGCAATCAAAGTTGCTTAATAAACCAAAACCAGTGATCCAAGTATCAAACCAAG GGATACCAGATGAGAGCCATATGCTTACTGGAGTTCCAAGTGCCGAACCAGATCATGAGCTCAATCAAAATCCACACCATAAGTGGAAACCGAAATCTGAACAATGTACTGTTCAAGTGCCAAAATCTGAGGTAAAATTCACTTTAAACCAGAATGTTTTTATTGATTCTATGACAAGATTAATGCACTTGTCTTGTCCAAGGAAAAGTGAAATTTGTACAGGAAAGCAAGGTTACTACAAGGCAAACAAAGAACAAGAAGTTCTTACTGCCACATTTGACATTAAGGTTAATTGTTCTATGTTTTCTTCAGTTTATAAATCCCTATACTTTGGTATAATACACTTGTCTTTGCCAAGATGTTTTGATCCAGGGATAAGTCAAGAAGAGCATAAAAACCGAGCTGAGCTATCACAAGAAGATGGTTATACCAACCAAGGTAAACATTTGCAAGAAAGGCAGCCATCTAACCAAATCTGTCCAAAGAAGAATATCATTCTTCATCATGCTGATGCACCCAAGGTAAATTCGACCATAACAAATTCTGTTCATGAAATTCCAGTATCAGATATAATTCACTTGGTCTTTGTCCAGAATGTTAAAAAATTTTCAGGTTGCAAAGAAGAAAGCTTCAAAGAAATCCCACCGGATAATCTTTTGTTGCTAGGAGGATCAAACCCAAAGATGGTCAGAGCTGAGCCTGCTAGGAGTATGAAGGACCATCCACTGAAGAAGAGAAGCAATGCAAAAGTCCATAGCAGAGGCGTGATCCTATCCTATTTGCTGAAAGAAGAGCCACCTGATGAACAATCCATCcccaaaccaaaacaatatcAAGGTAAGACcttagaatctcaaaagagtatgaaagctgacttgctctatcttggtgcaggttatacagtttcgaggtcgaaaccttttcaagggggagggaatgttgcggccagcaattcagcagctgaaccagaggtcgacccaacaccctactcaaccagccaaggcgccaaccaggacatacgtgcactaaaaatgccatatcttacaaaccaggagggtttaaatcacgaggataatttttatggattctacactcaagaaggagtccagtaCAATTGGAATCTGcccaaaatattcacggagcaagaagttatgaattttacaattcagaggtttctcagcccgtccatctgcgagtatgcgactttagaagaggattcaagcccaaagaagaagcggcctgaaccaaaaccgatcataggagtcaagaggagtttattagctttccagaaagcccaagatctcGAGAAATGGTCAAGGAAATTGGAAGATATGATCAATTTcccaaaaccggccaaaccagctctacacttgccttatttggaagatccgggtttcacatcgaaccaacctcaagaatggcaaccaggagaccttctaagtcattcagaggcactctacaacatcataggaagcaccatgccacactggatcaggcggatcccaatcaaaccaaaagatcaagccggtttgcatcaattggccaaaccgacatcatttaaggaaagtcttcaaccaattcaacttgGTTCGACCCAGGGCTATCTATGGGAACCAGGAGATACTCTAGACCATTCAGAAGACATCCAAGACGTCCTAAGCTTGACCAGCACCCAGGAGATCAGGCGGATCTCTCTTCCCATCAACCTTCCATATTTGGCAACATCTACACTAAATGCTTTGGAGAAGTTTCTACAGATTTTTGGCCAAGACCAACGGCCATATTCTCTTTTACTGAGGCTAAGGAGTATTTCAGGAAGGCTTGAAGATCATGGCCACGTCCAGAAGCTATCAAGATACAAGTCTTCACAAGTTTCTCTTTTGGAAGGAAGCAAATCAAGCCTAACGGCTATATTCCATGGAGTCATCAAAGcctttgctcccaagactttaagttcaagttattttgtttccttttatcattttatgactgttagagtctgtccttgtcgagcctataaagctctattctttgcttcattgtaa